In one Zobellia galactanivorans genomic region, the following are encoded:
- a CDS encoding tyrosine-type recombinase/integrase: protein MITVKLTLFTADGEERIAIDFANEDSVRLHLGKLPDVKWCSLQRTFYIGHSGQNKRKIFKHLRKINCYVDYSGLKSKAPIKIIEKPICLPELDGPQLEDIHKFKKWLRQRRLSENTINTYIEVTTFFVRYAKLKNTDDMGKRLIESFNYDFIVRRNKSISYQNQCISGIKKYLFYLGKRVDEFHLERPQKERKLPVVLSMEEIKRLFEVITNIKHRTLLSLIYSGGLRVGEAINLKIRDIDSKRMLIHIKGGKGKKDRYTLLSESFLRLLRDYYKIYRPKEYLFEGQGAAKYSSASAQRILKHAVEKARINKRITLHTLRHSFATHLLENGTDIRYIQELLGHNSPKTTMIYTHVSNNSLSRIKNPYDNI from the coding sequence ATGATTACTGTGAAGCTGACATTATTTACTGCAGATGGGGAAGAGCGCATCGCCATTGACTTTGCCAATGAAGATTCCGTACGATTACATCTGGGAAAACTTCCCGATGTAAAGTGGTGTTCGCTACAGCGGACTTTTTATATAGGGCACTCGGGACAAAATAAAAGAAAAATATTCAAGCATTTAAGGAAAATAAATTGCTATGTGGACTATAGTGGTCTGAAAAGTAAGGCACCGATAAAAATCATTGAAAAGCCCATTTGTTTACCGGAATTGGACGGGCCTCAGTTGGAGGATATCCATAAGTTCAAAAAATGGTTGCGGCAGAGGAGACTGAGCGAAAATACCATCAATACCTATATTGAAGTAACAACTTTTTTTGTTAGGTACGCTAAATTAAAGAATACCGACGACATGGGTAAGCGGCTGATCGAATCTTTCAATTATGACTTCATAGTAAGGCGCAACAAATCTATTTCCTATCAGAACCAATGTATTAGCGGCATAAAGAAATACCTTTTTTATTTAGGTAAAAGGGTCGATGAATTTCACTTGGAAAGGCCACAAAAGGAGCGAAAACTACCTGTAGTGCTAAGTATGGAAGAGATAAAGCGGCTTTTCGAAGTAATTACAAATATTAAACATAGAACTTTATTAAGCCTTATTTATTCTGGCGGATTGCGGGTAGGGGAGGCCATTAACTTAAAAATCAGGGATATCGATAGTAAACGGATGCTAATTCATATCAAGGGGGGCAAAGGGAAGAAGGATCGGTATACTTTGCTTTCCGAATCTTTTTTGCGGCTATTAAGGGACTACTATAAGATTTATAGGCCCAAGGAGTATTTGTTCGAAGGGCAGGGCGCTGCAAAATATTCTAGTGCCAGTGCACAGAGAATACTTAAACATGCGGTTGAAAAAGCGAGAATAAACAAAAGGATTACGTTACATACTTTAAGGCACAGTTTTGCGACCCATTTGTTGGAAAATGGTACCGACATCAGGTATATACAAGAACTGCTTGGACACAACAGTCCCAAAACCACGATGATCTACACCCATGTATCGAACAATAGTTTAAGTAGAATAAAAAATCCTTACGACAATATTTAA
- a CDS encoding DUF6660 family protein, translated as MKFITIILSLLILGLSIKPCSDGNNAEDQHQEEISAEHNHQNDSDDTCPITCICNCCGIAITYEPIQTFELVVNNQISTEILSVYQSIYRFNFHSNIWQPPQLIS; from the coding sequence ATGAAATTTATAACTATCATACTATCATTATTAATTCTTGGTTTGTCAATTAAACCTTGTTCTGACGGAAATAATGCCGAAGACCAACATCAAGAAGAAATATCTGCTGAACACAATCATCAAAATGATAGTGATGATACTTGTCCAATAACTTGTATTTGTAATTGTTGCGGAATCGCAATTACATATGAACCAATTCAAACTTTTGAATTAGTTGTTAATAATCAAATCTCTACAGAAATATTATCTGTCTATCAATCAATCTACAGATTTAACTTTCATTCCAATATCTGGCAACCGCCACAATTAATTAGCTAA
- a CDS encoding TonB-dependent receptor translates to MNKYILSAMLTIITCFSIKAQTSDIQIKVTSESENEPLFGATVYFEELEKGAVTDFDGIATFNEIPNGEHIIIVSFLGFETLKTTIQIPSNSDLIFKLKSGGNELDEVVLQSSRSTRTVKKIPTRIEFIGVEELGEKAIMNPTNISMVLRESTGIQMQQTSLSSGSTNIRIQGLDGRYTQLLRDGFPLYGGFSSGLSILQIPPLDLQQFEIIKGSSSTLYGGGAIAGLINMVSKTPDEEPALDIMLTQTQALGSTANVFYSKRNEKFGISLYGSGHYQKAYDPEDDGFSNLPKTKSISFNPKFFYYPSAKTTFWLGLNGTYDDRIGGDITKIESGENGIHQYTEENISKRLSSQAVYKTQIDSISSLNIKNSVSFFDRNLTIPDFNFDGKQTNTFTEITYQRETSKADWIFGANLYTSNFDENDNATLQRDQTDITYGMFANNIYDLSDSWILETGLRADYNTDFGFFPLPRISVLYKNDNGFSSRIGGGLGYKIPDIFTEEAEFINFENVLGIDKSSLKAERSYGVNLDFNYQTRLFETIGFSINQLFYVTAINNGLLLNSTDSGMFAFENATDEILSKGAETNIKFTYKDFRWFLNYAFIDTKLNYLAGNPQKPLTAKHNAGSVLMYESDKWRIGYETFYTGKQFLSNGTETTDFVTMGLLLMRNFKFGSAFVNFENFTDRRQSRFSPLVLPPHENPEFPEIYAPTDGFIFSVGIIIKPFGNEDHD, encoded by the coding sequence ATGAATAAATACATATTGAGCGCAATGCTCACAATTATAACGTGCTTTTCTATAAAAGCGCAAACATCTGATATACAAATAAAGGTAACTTCAGAATCCGAAAACGAACCGTTATTTGGAGCAACAGTATATTTTGAGGAATTAGAAAAAGGAGCAGTAACCGATTTTGACGGAATTGCAACTTTTAACGAAATTCCGAATGGCGAACATATTATCATAGTTTCTTTTTTAGGCTTTGAAACTCTAAAAACAACTATTCAAATCCCAAGTAATTCAGACTTGATTTTCAAATTAAAAAGTGGAGGAAACGAATTGGACGAAGTTGTATTACAATCTTCAAGAAGTACAAGAACCGTAAAAAAAATTCCAACAAGAATTGAATTTATTGGAGTTGAGGAATTGGGAGAAAAAGCAATTATGAATCCAACCAATATTTCAATGGTTCTACGTGAAAGTACAGGAATACAAATGCAACAAACATCTTTAAGTAGTGGAAGTACAAACATTAGAATTCAAGGTCTTGATGGTCGTTACACACAACTTTTGAGGGATGGATTTCCACTTTATGGAGGCTTTTCAAGTGGTTTGAGTATTTTACAAATTCCACCTTTAGATTTGCAACAATTTGAAATTATTAAAGGAAGTTCATCTACACTTTATGGTGGTGGAGCAATTGCAGGTTTAATAAATATGGTATCAAAAACACCTGACGAAGAACCTGCTTTAGATATTATGCTTACGCAAACACAAGCGTTGGGAAGTACTGCAAATGTATTTTACAGTAAACGGAATGAAAAGTTTGGTATTTCGCTTTACGGTTCTGGTCACTATCAAAAAGCTTATGACCCAGAAGATGATGGTTTTAGTAATTTACCAAAAACTAAATCTATTTCATTTAATCCAAAATTCTTTTATTATCCATCTGCCAAAACTACGTTTTGGTTAGGTCTAAACGGAACTTATGACGATAGAATTGGTGGAGACATTACTAAAATAGAAAGTGGCGAAAATGGAATTCATCAATATACAGAGGAAAACATTTCAAAAAGATTGAGTAGTCAAGCAGTTTACAAAACTCAAATAGATTCTATTAGTTCTTTGAACATTAAAAATAGTGTATCCTTTTTCGATAGAAATTTAACGATTCCCGATTTCAATTTTGATGGTAAACAAACCAACACATTTACGGAAATCACTTATCAAAGAGAGACTTCAAAAGCGGATTGGATTTTTGGAGCAAATTTATACACTTCCAACTTTGATGAAAATGATAATGCAACTTTGCAACGTGACCAAACCGACATCACTTACGGTATGTTTGCTAACAATATTTATGACCTTTCCGATAGTTGGATTTTAGAAACTGGATTAAGAGCAGATTACAATACTGATTTTGGCTTTTTTCCGCTTCCAAGAATTTCTGTGCTTTATAAAAATGATAATGGATTTTCAAGTAGAATTGGTGGTGGTTTAGGTTACAAAATTCCAGATATTTTTACAGAAGAGGCTGAATTTATAAACTTTGAAAATGTACTTGGCATTGACAAATCTTCATTAAAGGCAGAACGTTCTTATGGTGTAAATTTAGATTTCAATTATCAAACACGTTTATTTGAAACCATAGGTTTTTCTATTAATCAACTTTTTTACGTTACTGCGATTAATAACGGTTTGCTGTTAAATAGTACAGACAGCGGAATGTTTGCATTTGAAAATGCAACTGATGAAATTTTAAGTAAAGGAGCAGAAACCAATATAAAGTTTACCTATAAAGATTTTAGATGGTTTTTAAATTACGCTTTTATAGATACAAAACTGAACTATTTAGCTGGAAATCCGCAAAAACCATTAACCGCAAAACATAACGCAGGAAGTGTATTGATGTACGAATCTGATAAATGGAGAATTGGCTACGAAACATTTTATACAGGAAAACAGTTTTTATCAAACGGAACAGAAACGACAGATTTTGTAACTATGGGTTTACTTTTAATGCGTAATTTTAAATTTGGTAGTGCATTTGTGAACTTTGAAAATTTCACAGACAGAAGACAAAGTAGGTTTTCACCTTTGGTTTTACCACCACACGAAAATCCAGAATTTCCAGAAATCTATGCGCCAACTGATGGTTTTATTTTTAGCGTTGGAATTATTATTAAACCATTTGGAAACGAAGACCACGATTAA
- a CDS encoding Fur family transcriptional regulator, which translates to MKTIEEFLESKNIRVTAMRLLIYKFLAEKQVAVTLSDIENAFEKADRTTLYRTIKTFEEKEIVHQIDDGTGITKYALCEKGCNCEIETDLHLHFHCNNCNETICLTEHKIPQIKVPDGFVSENVNLVVKGICDKCSGQ; encoded by the coding sequence ATGAAAACAATTGAAGAATTTTTAGAATCAAAAAATATTCGAGTAACTGCAATGCGTTTATTAATATATAAGTTCCTTGCCGAAAAACAAGTTGCAGTTACATTAAGTGATATAGAAAATGCTTTTGAGAAAGCAGATAGGACAACATTATACAGAACTATTAAAACATTTGAAGAAAAAGAAATTGTGCATCAAATAGATGATGGCACAGGAATTACGAAATATGCTTTGTGTGAGAAAGGTTGTAATTGTGAGATTGAAACCGATTTGCATTTACATTTTCATTGTAATAACTGTAACGAAACCATTTGTTTAACAGAACATAAAATTCCTCAAATAAAAGTGCCTGATGGATTTGTTTCAGAAAACGTAAACTTGGTTGTAAAAGGCATTTGCGATAAATGTAGCGGACAATAA
- a CDS encoding methyltransferase family protein yields the protein MLLFAYLILYFLLVFVLRSVLLWKKTGINPFTFEKTDNAHDYNGKIFTFITVLELIVIGIYAFKEEWYQYLLPFWYLENQTLQKIGWVLLLVSLIFVWFSQSQMANSWRIGIDENNKTKLVTKGVFSISRNPIFLGIMITNIGLFLVIPNAFTLLIISLSTLSINTQIRLEEEFLKREFRNEYKEYAKKVRRWI from the coding sequence ATGTTATTATTCGCTTATCTCATATTGTATTTTTTATTGGTCTTTGTTTTAAGGTCTGTATTACTTTGGAAAAAAACTGGAATAAATCCATTCACATTTGAAAAAACAGATAATGCACACGATTATAATGGCAAGATTTTTACATTTATCACAGTTCTTGAGCTAATTGTTATAGGAATCTATGCTTTCAAAGAAGAATGGTATCAATATTTACTTCCTTTTTGGTATTTGGAAAATCAAACTTTACAGAAAATTGGTTGGGTACTTTTGTTGGTATCGCTGATTTTTGTTTGGTTTTCTCAAAGCCAAATGGCAAATTCTTGGAGAATCGGAATTGATGAAAACAACAAAACCAAATTGGTAACAAAAGGAGTATTTTCAATTTCAAGAAATCCTATATTTTTAGGAATAATGATTACGAATATTGGGTTATTCCTTGTAATTCCTAATGCATTTACATTACTAATAATTTCATTATCTACTTTAAGCATAAATACACAAATACGTTTGGAAGAAGAATTTTTAAAACGTGAATTCAGAAATGAATATAAAGAATACGCAAAAAAAGTAAGACGATGGATTTAA
- a CDS encoding DUF4238 domain-containing protein, translating to MKNHPEIQKQHRLSQVYLKKFGYQEDEEWMVSIMELGKGKTENVKISEFTAEENVFDLPFKDFELRRHFETLSGRLESDYNRLINNIENQKRLTPKDKDLLNHFVPNILCRTTHFRFFIRGLIDNIDTRKKLLNEITIFKEDEGQTEFLLNILKPETHLNIVVGTLMNHMVYVFRHFKKIVLKSPKGYGWLTSDNPIYIDFQEKHEWIIPIESELYFPLSKEYCVFLFHQESELKSNPLRNLRQDRINQIDFNLFDKLANKIARNLDKYLVFSERYEPTIIRE from the coding sequence TTGAAAAACCATCCAGAAATACAAAAACAACATCGACTTTCTCAAGTTTACTTGAAAAAATTCGGGTATCAAGAAGATGAAGAATGGATGGTTTCTATTATGGAATTAGGTAAAGGTAAAACTGAAAATGTAAAAATTTCAGAATTTACAGCAGAGGAAAATGTTTTTGATTTGCCGTTTAAAGACTTTGAACTTCGACGTCATTTCGAAACATTGAGCGGAAGATTAGAAAGCGACTACAATCGACTAATTAACAACATTGAAAATCAAAAAAGACTTACACCTAAAGACAAAGACCTTTTGAATCATTTCGTCCCTAATATTTTATGTAGGACAACTCATTTCAGATTTTTTATTAGAGGATTAATCGACAATATTGATACTAGAAAAAAATTATTGAATGAAATAACTATATTCAAAGAAGACGAGGGACAAACTGAATTTCTCTTAAATATTTTGAAACCCGAAACACATTTGAATATTGTTGTTGGAACTCTTATGAATCATATGGTTTATGTTTTTAGACATTTCAAAAAAATAGTTTTAAAAAGCCCTAAAGGTTATGGCTGGTTGACATCTGACAATCCAATATACATTGACTTTCAGGAAAAACACGAATGGATAATACCAATCGAATCTGAATTGTACTTTCCGCTTTCAAAGGAATACTGTGTGTTTTTATTTCATCAAGAATCTGAACTAAAATCAAACCCATTGCGGAATTTAAGACAAGACAGAATAAATCAAATTGATTTCAATTTATTTGACAAATTAGCGAATAAAATTGCTCGGAATTTGGACAAGTATTTAGTTTTCAGCGAAAGATATGAACCGACAATTATACGTGAATAA
- a CDS encoding IS110 family RNA-guided transposase, translating into MNKYKEIFGVDISKDVFDVYGSESGHSQFKNTPQGFKLFAKTLPTGALVVMEATGYYHYRLAQYLFSHDISVSVVNPLQVKRFVQMRLSKIKTDKSDAKAICGYAIANTVPLYDAVNETQAECLQLFRLLDVYLKQRTAIKNKLHGERTLGRPSKVVYRSLSRSLKHLDVEIDCLEVRILSLVKQGQQKQLTDLKSIPGLGTKTALFLIVVTDGFNKFDTAGQLCSYVGLTPIIRMSGSSVRGKARISKMGNRKLRNLLFLCAFSACKHNKACRAVYERIVAKGKSKKLALIAVANKLLKQAFAIAKSGLPYDENYVSAQVKG; encoded by the coding sequence ATGAATAAATATAAAGAAATTTTTGGAGTAGATATCAGTAAAGATGTCTTTGATGTTTATGGAAGTGAAAGTGGCCATTCCCAATTCAAAAATACTCCGCAAGGGTTTAAATTGTTCGCCAAGACATTGCCAACGGGGGCTTTGGTGGTTATGGAAGCTACAGGGTATTACCACTATCGTTTAGCTCAATATCTTTTTAGCCATGATATCTCCGTTTCCGTGGTGAACCCCCTACAGGTAAAACGTTTTGTTCAAATGCGATTATCTAAGATCAAGACGGACAAGAGCGATGCCAAGGCAATCTGTGGGTACGCAATAGCAAATACGGTTCCGCTATATGACGCCGTGAACGAGACCCAGGCGGAATGTCTCCAGTTATTTCGCTTACTTGATGTTTATCTCAAACAACGGACCGCGATCAAAAACAAGCTTCACGGAGAGCGAACATTGGGCAGGCCGTCCAAAGTGGTCTATCGCTCCCTTAGTCGCAGCCTGAAGCATCTGGACGTGGAAATCGATTGTTTGGAGGTCCGTATTTTAAGCCTGGTCAAACAAGGACAACAAAAACAGTTGACGGACTTGAAGAGCATCCCGGGACTAGGAACCAAAACGGCGCTGTTCTTGATCGTGGTTACCGACGGTTTCAACAAGTTCGACACTGCTGGCCAGCTTTGCAGCTATGTGGGGCTGACACCGATTATACGCATGTCGGGCAGTAGTGTCAGGGGCAAGGCCAGAATAAGTAAAATGGGCAACCGTAAGCTCCGCAACCTACTTTTTTTATGTGCCTTTTCGGCCTGTAAACATAATAAGGCATGCAGGGCCGTTTATGAACGGATCGTAGCGAAGGGGAAAAGTAAAAAATTGGCCTTGATAGCGGTGGCCAACAAGTTGCTGAAACAGGCATTTGCAATTGCCAAATCAGGGTTGCCCTATGATGAGAACTATGTGTCCGCCCAAGTCAAGGGATAG
- a CDS encoding IS1182 family transposase — MQGKKEYQEKLFAHFQLSERIPKNNFYRRLKEVLELRFLYGLTEGYYGNSGQKSIDPVVFFKLCLVGYLENIISDRRLMAHCSLRLDILYFIGYDIDEELPWHSTISRTRQLFPESVFEEVFTKVLSMCVEKGMVSGHTQAIDSAPVKANASMDTLELKVPERELDEHLRKVRVLSAMDKKGEPHRKSKNDSSDKGQRSVTASKNELAAIKGRNKKWAKDQDQRPGAKNKGAKYTSNKTHYSPTDPDARISVKPGKARKLNYLSQLSVDTANHVITDIRAYHADGKDNQQLPDIVQRLRARLWKQGLVWENCVADTGYSSGGNYAFLEKTGLKSFIPPHGTYKGGPDGFTYNNTEDHYVCPQGKVIPFTKVFNDHRTGTKKKEYRARKHVCIDCPLRRTCLGKSAQEKKFSVTYYREEYERNIKRVNSKLGRYMKGKRQSTVEPVFGTLTQFMGMRKVNTIGLEQANKVMHLSAIAYNLKKYLKFTEKRSKSGAESFVLPRIAKNCFQALESSLVGYPKNIGWPVV; from the coding sequence ATGCAGGGAAAAAAGGAGTATCAAGAAAAACTGTTCGCCCATTTCCAGTTGAGCGAGCGAATCCCCAAGAACAATTTCTACAGGCGGTTGAAAGAGGTTTTGGAGCTACGCTTCCTTTACGGCCTTACCGAAGGCTATTACGGGAACAGCGGCCAAAAGAGCATAGACCCAGTGGTCTTCTTCAAGCTCTGCCTTGTGGGCTATCTGGAGAACATCATCAGCGACCGCAGGCTCATGGCCCATTGTTCCCTGCGGTTGGACATCCTTTATTTTATCGGCTACGATATCGACGAGGAACTGCCCTGGCACAGTACGATAAGCCGTACGCGTCAACTGTTCCCCGAAAGTGTCTTCGAGGAAGTCTTCACCAAGGTGTTGAGTATGTGCGTGGAGAAGGGAATGGTGAGCGGCCATACCCAGGCCATAGATTCCGCACCTGTGAAGGCCAACGCGAGCATGGACACCTTGGAACTTAAGGTGCCCGAAAGGGAACTGGACGAACACCTGCGCAAGGTACGTGTCCTGAGTGCAATGGACAAAAAAGGGGAGCCGCATCGCAAGAGCAAGAACGACAGCTCCGACAAGGGCCAGCGTAGTGTCACTGCAAGCAAGAACGAACTGGCGGCGATAAAGGGCAGGAACAAAAAATGGGCGAAGGACCAGGACCAACGCCCGGGCGCCAAGAACAAGGGGGCCAAGTATACGAGCAACAAAACGCACTACAGCCCCACGGATCCCGATGCACGCATCAGCGTAAAACCGGGCAAGGCCAGAAAACTGAACTACCTTTCCCAATTGAGCGTCGATACGGCGAACCATGTGATCACGGACATCAGGGCCTACCATGCCGACGGGAAGGACAACCAACAGTTGCCGGATATCGTCCAAAGACTTCGGGCAAGGTTGTGGAAGCAGGGCCTGGTCTGGGAGAACTGCGTAGCGGACACCGGGTATAGCAGTGGCGGGAACTATGCCTTTTTGGAGAAAACAGGGTTAAAGAGCTTCATTCCGCCCCATGGCACTTACAAGGGCGGTCCGGACGGATTCACCTATAACAATACAGAAGACCATTACGTATGTCCGCAGGGCAAGGTGATACCCTTCACCAAGGTGTTCAACGATCACCGTACGGGCACCAAAAAGAAGGAATATAGGGCACGGAAACATGTTTGTATCGATTGTCCCTTACGACGGACCTGTTTGGGCAAAAGCGCTCAGGAAAAGAAGTTCAGTGTTACCTATTACCGAGAAGAATATGAACGTAACATCAAAAGGGTGAACAGTAAATTGGGGCGCTATATGAAGGGCAAGCGACAGAGTACGGTAGAGCCCGTTTTTGGAACGTTGACACAGTTCATGGGCATGCGGAAGGTGAACACCATAGGGCTCGAACAGGCGAACAAGGTGATGCACCTCTCGGCGATTGCCTACAACCTGAAAAAGTACCTGAAATTCACGGAAAAGCGTTCAAAAAGCGGGGCGGAAAGCTTTGTTTTGCCGCGCATCGCAAAAAACTGCTTCCAAGCACTTGAAAGTTCACTTGTAGGCTACCCAAAAAATATAGGTTGGCCAGTGGTCTAA
- a CDS encoding tetratricopeptide repeat protein, producing the protein MGSKVPTVRQTNWISIIPHLIVMGVIIFVWFLINPQNAVLYGAITYLLISFSLRNLIPRDHRNGIKKNNSEKFKDAIPDFEKSYAFFKKYEWIDKYRFITLLSSSKMSYREMALANIGFCYSQIGNGIKSKEYYERTLKEFPESGLAKSALNMINAMEKNAPQQNL; encoded by the coding sequence ATGGGTTCAAAGGTTCCAACTGTACGACAAACCAATTGGATTTCAATAATCCCACATTTAATCGTAATGGGCGTTATAATCTTTGTGTGGTTTTTAATAAATCCACAAAATGCAGTTCTTTATGGTGCAATCACATATCTTTTAATTTCATTTTCATTGAGAAATCTAATTCCACGAGACCACAGAAATGGAATAAAGAAAAATAATTCAGAAAAATTTAAAGATGCGATTCCTGACTTTGAAAAAAGTTATGCTTTTTTTAAAAAATACGAATGGATTGATAAGTACAGGTTTATAACATTATTAAGCTCCTCCAAAATGTCATATCGAGAAATGGCATTAGCCAACATAGGGTTTTGCTATTCACAAATTGGGAATGGAATAAAATCGAAGGAATACTACGAACGGACTTTAAAAGAGTTTCCCGAAAGTGGATTGGCTAAATCCGCATTGAATATGATAAATGCGATGGAAAAAAACGCACCACAACAAAACCTATAA
- a CDS encoding Crp/Fnr family transcriptional regulator, with amino-acid sequence MKEFIEYILQYGNLNKQQIDLITSKAKEIELNKDDYFAEAGKVLKQVGFIIEGILRICYYNNKGEEITKIFIEENHLLFNLNNAPSTEYIQAATDCKLLVFSNKDWKEISETIIDWEHIIQKITNKSLAQKLERVSPLVSQDATTRYLEFMEKYPTLVNRIPLSYIASYLGITQQSLSRIRKNIR; translated from the coding sequence ATGAAAGAATTTATAGAGTACATCTTGCAATATGGTAATTTGAATAAACAGCAAATTGACTTGATTACAAGCAAAGCAAAAGAAATTGAACTTAACAAAGACGACTATTTTGCAGAAGCGGGAAAAGTTTTGAAACAAGTCGGGTTTATTATTGAGGGTATTCTTCGTATTTGTTATTACAACAACAAAGGTGAAGAAATCACTAAAATTTTCATTGAAGAAAACCATCTTCTTTTCAACTTAAATAATGCACCTTCAACGGAATATATACAGGCTGCAACAGATTGTAAGCTACTTGTATTTTCTAACAAAGATTGGAAAGAAATTTCTGAAACTATAATTGATTGGGAACATATTATTCAAAAGATTACGAATAAATCACTTGCGCAAAAATTGGAACGAGTAAGTCCGTTAGTTTCACAAGATGCAACCACACGTTATCTAGAATTTATGGAAAAATATCCAACACTTGTCAATCGCATTCCCTTATCATACATCGCTTCATATTTGGGAATCACACAACAGTCGTTGAGTAGAATAAGAAAAAATATTCGCTAA
- a CDS encoding SDR family oxidoreductase, translated as MDKTIFITGASSGLGKATAKLFAANGWTVIATMRNPEKETELTELPNIHLLKLDINNAKQIAQVASEAEKISPVDVLFNNAAYGLMGAFEGTSDEQLTRQINTNFLGTILVTKSFLPYFRARKGGTIITVTSSTANIPYPFVAVYAATKSALETWTEGMSYELNEFGINIKTIVPAYMQTSFGNNAQMVSHQNYQEVFNQYITAMKADSNAKKDTPETIANVVFQAATDNKKQLHYTAGNLSTVEYEWLRKDGIENVISTMKKRFFEHE; from the coding sequence ATGGACAAAACAATTTTTATTACAGGCGCATCATCAGGATTAGGAAAAGCAACTGCCAAATTATTTGCGGCAAATGGTTGGACGGTAATTGCTACAATGCGTAATCCCGAAAAAGAAACAGAACTTACTGAGTTACCAAACATTCATCTTTTGAAGTTGGACATCAATAATGCCAAGCAAATTGCTCAAGTAGCTTCTGAAGCAGAAAAAATAAGTCCTGTAGATGTATTATTCAATAATGCAGCGTATGGACTTATGGGAGCTTTTGAGGGGACTAGCGATGAACAATTAACAAGACAGATCAACACTAATTTCTTAGGAACAATACTCGTTACAAAATCATTTCTTCCTTACTTCAGAGCAAGAAAAGGAGGAACGATTATTACTGTTACATCTTCAACCGCTAATATTCCTTATCCGTTTGTAGCAGTTTATGCAGCAACAAAATCAGCATTGGAAACGTGGACGGAAGGAATGAGCTACGAACTAAATGAGTTTGGAATCAATATCAAAACAATTGTTCCTGCTTATATGCAAACTAGCTTTGGAAATAATGCACAAATGGTTTCTCATCAAAATTATCAGGAAGTTTTTAATCAATACATCACGGCAATGAAAGCAGATTCAAATGCAAAAAAAGATACACCTGAAACCATTGCCAATGTAGTTTTCCAAGCTGCGACAGACAACAAAAAGCAATTACACTACACAGCTGGCAATCTTTCAACAGTAGAATATGAATGGCTGAGAAAAGATGGAATAGAAAATGTAATTTCAACAATGAAAAAGCGATTCTTTGAACACGAATAA